One window of the Anaeromyxobacter dehalogenans 2CP-C genome contains the following:
- the dapC gene encoding succinyldiaminopimelate transaminase, which yields MTTTSYESMRPLIMQDPPEFDIVHGSVRPLPTNPVLGQIRKNLSVELDERRRALAAAGKRLFDFGLGDPKEPTPPFLREALRAAVPEVSQYPSAFGTAALRRAAAGYLHRRFGVTVDPEAQVLACAGAKEAIFHLPLAFAGDPRRRKVVMPDPGYPTYEVGARFAGLEPVKVPLTARRRFLLEPEDVGEAVLRETLVYWISYPHNPTGAEAPRDYLRRVGAAALEHGFIVASDECYADIYFGEPPASMLEVQLENVLAVHSCSKRSGMTGYRSGFLAGDPDLVRGLRALRSHPGVSQPEFVAAAATAAWSDDAHAAERREIFRRKRDRFLRFFAEKGLVADASDATLYLWVRVPEGHTSSSYALRLLDAGIVVAPGIAFGAGEGYVRVALVPTLEECEEAIRAWARIEP from the coding sequence ATGACCACCACGTCGTACGAGAGCATGCGCCCGCTTATAATGCAGGACCCGCCGGAGTTCGATATTGTTCACGGTTCCGTGCGACCCCTCCCGACGAACCCGGTGCTCGGCCAGATCCGGAAGAACCTCTCCGTCGAGCTCGACGAGCGCCGGCGCGCGCTCGCCGCGGCCGGGAAGCGCCTGTTCGACTTCGGGCTCGGGGATCCCAAGGAGCCGACGCCGCCGTTCCTGCGCGAGGCGCTGCGCGCCGCCGTGCCCGAGGTGTCGCAGTACCCGAGCGCGTTCGGGACCGCGGCGCTCCGCCGCGCGGCCGCGGGGTACCTCCACCGCCGCTTCGGCGTGACCGTGGACCCCGAGGCGCAGGTGCTCGCCTGCGCGGGCGCCAAGGAGGCGATCTTCCACCTGCCGCTGGCGTTCGCGGGCGACCCGCGCCGCCGCAAGGTGGTGATGCCGGATCCGGGCTACCCCACCTACGAGGTGGGGGCGCGCTTCGCGGGGCTCGAGCCGGTGAAGGTCCCGCTCACCGCCCGCCGCCGGTTCCTGCTCGAGCCGGAGGACGTGGGCGAGGCCGTGCTGCGCGAGACGCTCGTCTACTGGATCAGCTACCCGCACAACCCCACCGGCGCCGAGGCGCCGCGCGACTACCTGCGGCGCGTGGGCGCGGCCGCGCTCGAGCACGGCTTCATCGTGGCCTCCGACGAGTGCTACGCCGACATCTACTTCGGCGAGCCGCCCGCCTCGATGCTGGAGGTGCAGCTCGAGAACGTGCTCGCGGTCCACTCCTGCTCGAAGCGGAGCGGCATGACCGGCTACCGGAGCGGCTTCCTGGCCGGCGACCCGGACCTCGTCCGCGGCCTGCGCGCGCTGCGCAGCCACCCCGGCGTCTCCCAGCCCGAGTTCGTGGCCGCCGCCGCGACCGCGGCCTGGTCCGACGACGCCCACGCCGCCGAGCGGCGCGAGATCTTCCGGCGCAAGCGCGACCGGTTCCTGCGCTTCTTCGCGGAGAAGGGGCTGGTCGCCGACGCGTCGGACGCGACGCTGTATCTCTGGGTGCGCGTGCCGGAGGGGCACACCTCCTCGAGCTACGCGCTGCGGCTCCTCGACGCGGGCATCGTGGTGGCGCCGGGGATCGCGTTCGGCGCAGGAGAGGGATACGTCCGCGTGGCGCTGGTGCCCACGCTGGAGGAGTGCGAGGAGGCCATCCGGGCCTGGGCGAGGATCGAGCCATGA